TATGCTATACATGAACTTGGTATTTCGAGGGTAATTTCCACAAATTCAGTGGGAACAATGAAAAATCATCCCATTGGAAGTTTTTTCCTGCCGGAAGATTTTCTGGATCTGACACGTATCCGTCCATCTACATTTTACAATGACAGGACTGTCCATGCCGATGTAACTGAACCTTACTGTCCTGAGATAAGAAAACTAATGGCTGATTACCTTGAAAGTAACAATATAGGCTATTCAGAAGGCGTTTATGTCTGCACCGAAGGACCACGTTTTGAGACAAGGGCCGAGATACGCATGATGAGGCAATTCGGTGATGTTGTTGGTATGACAGGTCTGCCTGAAGTGGTTCTTGCAAAGGAAATGAGCATGTGTTATGCTTCCATCTGCACAATTACCAATAATGCCTGTGGTCTTGGTAACGGAAAAACCACTGTCAG
Above is a window of uncultured Methanolobus sp. DNA encoding:
- a CDS encoding MTAP family purine nucleoside phosphorylase, encoding MQEKTINCIASPDSSLDYKEDIQKYRDLNLQAALIGGVAFPSEAKSEELMVSTPYGDVTVYLCNIGEKNVALLPRHSGSNGHLPPHMINYRANIYAIHELGISRVISTNSVGTMKNHPIGSFFLPEDFLDLTRIRPSTFYNDRTVHADVTEPYCPEIRKLMADYLESNNIGYSEGVYVCTEGPRFETRAEIRMMRQFGDVVGMTGLPEVVLAKEMSMCYASICTITNNACGLGNGKTTVSDVLDTLDKIKERLQDILANVICALPESPSCNCRYACSDAEL